The proteins below are encoded in one region of Halodesulfovibrio sp. MK-HDV:
- a CDS encoding response regulator yields MADKKVLIVDDEENIRLLYKDAFEEDGYKVAISDGSEPILEVLDRESPDVVVLDIRLNQKLTGLDLLQDIRTTNSTLPVILSTAYDSFQHDMKSIAADCYVVKSVDLTELKAKVASFFE; encoded by the coding sequence ATGGCTGATAAAAAAGTACTGATTGTGGATGACGAAGAGAATATCAGGCTGTTATATAAGGACGCGTTTGAAGAGGACGGCTACAAAGTAGCTATCTCTGATGGTTCCGAGCCCATTTTAGAGGTGCTCGACCGCGAAAGTCCAGATGTCGTTGTGTTGGATATCAGGCTGAATCAAAAGCTTACGGGCTTGGATTTATTGCAGGATATTCGAACTACTAATTCGACGCTGCCTGTTATCTTAAGTACAGCATACGATAGCTTCCAGCATGATATGAAGTCGATAGCGGCGGATTGTTACGTAGTAAAATCTGTTGATTTGACGGAATTGAAAGCGAAGGTTGCAAGTTTCTTTGAATAG